The following is a genomic window from Crossiella equi.
TTCATCTCCCAGCGCGAGTACAGCCGCTCCCCCACCGCCACCGGCACCGTGCTCGCCTGCACCACCGAGGCCAGGAGCTCCCCTTGCAGCTCGGGTACCAGGGGCTCTTCGACGAACATCGGCGAGACCTCCTCCAGCATCCGCACCAGCCGCCGCGCCATCGCCGGGCTGGTGCGGCCGTGGAAGTCGATCGCCAGGTCCCGGTGCGGGCCCAGTGCCTCGCGGGCCTCGTGCGCCCGGGCGAGTGCCGCCACGGCCTGGGCCGGGGTGTCGATCGCGGTCAGCGGACCGGCCACGTTCATCTTCACCGCGCTGTACCCGGCCTCGACCTGCCGCGTGACCGCCTCGCGGATGTGCTCCGGCCGGTCCCCGCCGACCCAGGAGTACACGCGCACGCGGTCGCGCACCGGGCCACCCAGCAGCTCGTGCACCGGGCAGCCGCGCGCCTTGCCCGCGATGTCCCACAGCGCCTGGTCGAACCCGGCCAGCGCGGAGGACAGCACCGGACCGCCCCGGTAGAACCCGGAGCGCCGCAGCACCTGCCAGTGGTCCTCGATGCGCAGCGGGTCCTGGCCGAGCACCAGCTCCGCCAGCTCGTGCACCGCGGCCTGCACGGTCTCGGCCCGGCCCTCCACCACCGGCTCACCCCAGCCGGTGACCCCCTCGTCCGTGCTGACCTTGAGGAAGAGCCAGCGCGGCGCGACCAGGAAGGTCTCGATGCCGGTGATCTTCACGAATGCCCCCTCATGCGGAGTCCTTTGCCGCCGACCAGCCGCCGTCGACCGGGAGTTGGGCCCCGGTGACGAACGAGGCCGCCGGGGAGAGCAGGAAGCGGATGACCTCGGCCACCTCGGCCGGGTCGCCGAGCCGTCCGGCCGGGGTGGCCGCCGCGCTGCGCGCGCGGTCGGGCTCGGCGACCCGGTCCCAGGCGGCGGTGAGCACCGGGCCGGGCAGCACCGCGTTCACGCGCACCTCCGGCGCGTACTCCACGGCCAGCTGCCGGGCCAGGGACACCAGCCCGCCCTTGGTGGCGGCGTAGGCGGGGTGGCCGGGGATGCCGAAGTCGGCGTGCACCGAGGACACCAGCACCACCGCGCCACCGCGTTCGCGCAGCGACGGCAGGCAGGTGTGGGTGCCCAGGTAGGCGCCGGTGAGGTTGACCTCCAGCTGCCGGGTCCACTGGGCCCGGTCCAGCTCGTGCAGGGGCGCGACGGTGACCGCGTAGGCGTTGCACACCAACGCGTCCACCCCGCCCGCCAGGTCCACCGCGAGGGCCCGCACGGCGGCCCAGGTGGCCTCGGAGGTGACGTCACCGGTCACCGGGTGGATGCCCTCGGCGGATTCGCGCTCCGCCAGGTCCACCCCGATGACCTGGTAGCCGTCCTCGACCAGGCGTCGGGCGGTCGCGGCACCGATGCCCGCCGCTGCTCCCGTGACCACCGCGCACCGCGACCGTCCCGACATCGACCTACCTCACTCTCAGAGCTTCGCCTGGTAGACCCGGTTGTCGGGTCCACGGGTGACCAGCCACGCCGAACCGTCCGCGCCCGGGGCCGCGCCCACGGTGCCGACGATCGCGTTGCTGGGGAACTCGCCACGCTTGAACCAGCCGCCCCATGCCCCGTCCGTGCGGTTGACCTGCCAGAGCGTGTAGTCCCCGGCGCGGGCGAACAGGTAGATCCGGTCCTGGGTGGAGACCAGGGTCGGGCTGCCGCTCACCACGCCGCCCAGGTTGGTCCAGGCGCCCCAGGTGCCGTTGGTGGCGCGCTGGCGGTACCAGACCGCGTCGGCGGCCGTGCGCATGACAACAAAGGTGCCATCGGTGACCGTGGCCGCGCCCGGGCGGCCGTAGACCGGCTTGTCCTCGGGGGCGCCGATGCTGGTCCAGTCAGCGGTGGCGCCCCTCGTCCAGACCTTGCCGTCCGCGCCGCGGGCGAACAGGGTCCAGTCGTCCGGGCTGGTGAAGGCCACCGAGGGGGCGTCGGTCAGCTTGCCGCCCAGCTTCTGCCAGCCGCCCCAGTGCCCGTTCTGGAAGGTGCGGCGGTAGGCCGCGTCGTCCAGGCCGCGCACGAACAGGTCGATGCGGTTGCCCGCGCTGGTGTGCACGGACGGCTGGCCCAGGATGCGGCCGCCGGTCGGGCCGCCGAGCGGGGTCCAGCGCTTGGACCAGGTGTCGCCGGTGCGGACCTGCTGTTCCAGCACGCCGTGTTCGTCGCGCTGGAAGGCGACGGCGTGGTTGTCGGCGAAGCGGGCGATGGCCGGGCTGGCCGAGGCCTCGCCGCCCAGGTCCGCGCCGGGCACCAGGTCGGTGCCGCGCAGCTTGAGCATCGCGGTGCCGTGCGCGGGCACGGTCACGGTGTAGGCGCCCTCGTGGGTGCCCCGGTCCGCGCGGGCGCGCAGGTCGCGCACGGCCACCCGGCCCTGGAGCCCGGCGTCGGTGAACTTCAGCGTGATCTGTGTGGGCTCGCTGCCGCGGTTGAGCAGGGCGACCGAGCGCTGGCCCTTGCCGGAGAGCACCTTGCTGTAGGTGTCGGTGGAGCCGTTGTTGGCCACCCGGACGCCCTGGATGCCGAGCTTGTCCTGGTTGACCGCGATGATCTCCGGGTTGCGCAGGGTGCGGATCATGGACTCCGGCAGGGTGCGCGGGTCCGAGCCGATGATCAGCGGGGAGGCCATCTGCGCCCACATCACGAACTGCGTGGTGGACTCCTCCTCGTTGAGCTCGAACGTGCCCTGCTGCGTCTTGCGCATCGGGATCAGGTAGTCCGGGTCGTTCCAGTGCCCGGGGCCGTTGGCCTCGGGGTGGGCGGCGTTGTCGTCCATGTTGCGCAGCACGTCCCGCCAGATGCCCTCGTACGGGGTGCCGAAGGCGACGTCGGTGCTGGTGCGCCAGGAGTCTGCGATGGTCGGGCCGAAGCTGTAGGAGATGCCCGCGACCTGGTCCGGGCCGTGCGGCACGCCCCAGGCGTCGGTCACCGGGTTGCACACGTTGAGGACCATCGGCCGCCCGGCCTTCTTCAGCGCGGCGGAGAACTCGGCGAAGGCCTTGGCGGGCTTCAGGTTCTGGTTGATCCCGCACAGGAAGTCGATCTTGACCGCGTCGAACTGCCACTTCGCGAACTGCTTCGTGTCACGCTCGTAGTAGCCACCGCTGCCGACGCCGCAGTTCTTGCCGTCCCAGGCACCCGCGTCGGTGTAGATGCCCATCTTGAAGCCCTTGCGGTGCATGTCCTCGACGAGCTTGCCCAGCCCGGAGGGGAACTTCCGCGCGTCCGCGACCAGGTCGCCCTGGGCGTTGCGGGCCTGCGCCGCGGTCCAGCCGCCGTCGATCCACAGGATCCGGTACCCGGCGTCGCGCAGCCCGGTCCTGGTCATGTGGTCGGCGACCGCGCGCACGGTCTCCTCGGTCGGGGCGCCGGTGCCGTAGTAGGTGTTCCAGCCCATGT
Proteins encoded in this region:
- a CDS encoding SDR family NAD(P)-dependent oxidoreductase, whose protein sequence is MSGRSRCAVVTGAAAGIGAATARRLVEDGYQVIGVDLAERESAEGIHPVTGDVTSEATWAAVRALAVDLAGGVDALVCNAYAVTVAPLHELDRAQWTRQLEVNLTGAYLGTHTCLPSLRERGGAVVLVSSVHADFGIPGHPAYAATKGGLVSLARQLAVEYAPEVRVNAVLPGPVLTAAWDRVAEPDRARSAAATPAGRLGDPAEVAEVIRFLLSPAASFVTGAQLPVDGGWSAAKDSA
- a CDS encoding alpha-galactosidase, which encodes MSRALRRTAVVAATVLTVLAPALPAAAAVDQGAPEYYDSGLADTPYMGWNTYYGTGAPTEETVRAVADHMTRTGLRDAGYRILWIDGGWTAAQARNAQGDLVADARKFPSGLGKLVEDMHRKGFKMGIYTDAGAWDGKNCGVGSGGYYERDTKQFAKWQFDAVKIDFLCGINQNLKPAKAFAEFSAALKKAGRPMVLNVCNPVTDAWGVPHGPDQVAGISYSFGPTIADSWRTSTDVAFGTPYEGIWRDVLRNMDDNAAHPEANGPGHWNDPDYLIPMRKTQQGTFELNEEESTTQFVMWAQMASPLIIGSDPRTLPESMIRTLRNPEIIAVNQDKLGIQGVRVANNGSTDTYSKVLSGKGQRSVALLNRGSEPTQITLKFTDAGLQGRVAVRDLRARADRGTHEGAYTVTVPAHGTAMLKLRGTDLVPGADLGGEASASPAIARFADNHAVAFQRDEHGVLEQQVRTGDTWSKRWTPLGGPTGGRILGQPSVHTSAGNRIDLFVRGLDDAAYRRTFQNGHWGGWQKLGGKLTDAPSVAFTSPDDWTLFARGADGKVWTRGATADWTSIGAPEDKPVYGRPGAATVTDGTFVVMRTAADAVWYRQRATNGTWGAWTNLGGVVSGSPTLVSTQDRIYLFARAGDYTLWQVNRTDGAWGGWFKRGEFPSNAIVGTVGAAPGADGSAWLVTRGPDNRVYQAKL
- the dgoD gene encoding galactonate dehydratase is translated as MKITGIETFLVAPRWLFLKVSTDEGVTGWGEPVVEGRAETVQAAVHELAELVLGQDPLRIEDHWQVLRRSGFYRGGPVLSSALAGFDQALWDIAGKARGCPVHELLGGPVRDRVRVYSWVGGDRPEHIREAVTRQVEAGYSAVKMNVAGPLTAIDTPAQAVAALARAHEAREALGPHRDLAIDFHGRTSPAMARRLVRMLEEVSPMFVEEPLVPELQGELLASVVQASTVPVAVGERLYSRWEMKPALDAGVAVLQPDPSHAGGISELRRIGSLAEVYGASLAPHCPLGPIALAASLQIAFATPNFLIQEQSLRMHYNTGAEVLDYLLDTTPFEFVNGYAARPLGPGLGVEVDERAVRRAAETGHAWRNPVWRHEDGSLAEW